The sequence GACCTAGAGTTGGCGGATGATTGTGGTGGTGGATGGTGCGTGCGGGCACATTGCGCTCGCGGACGCCGAGAATCTGCAGGCCCTGAGCGTGGAACTGCGGCATTGCGATGCCACGAACGCGCAACTGGGCGACGTGGGCCGGATCGACGGCAAGCACGCCTGGCTGGACATCGCCCAACTACGCGCGCTCAGCCCGCTGGCCGGCGACGCCGAGTGGAACTCCGGATTCGACGCCACGATGGCCTACGCGGGCAGCAAGGGCTGGCTGAACGACGCCGGTACGCAGGTGCGCGCCCACCTTGGCTGAGCAACCGATTTCGCCCACCCGCGCGCTGGCCGCTTTAGTGGCCGACGCCCCGGCCGGCGTCGCTTCACCACGTGCACAGGCCGTGCTGAAGGAAGCTCTGCTGGACCTGCTCGGCTGCATCGTGGCCGGCGCCGCGGAGGAAGCCGGTGCCCTGGCTCGCGACTACGCCGTGACGCAGGCCGCGGGCGGACCCGCGACCGTGTTCGGCACCGGCCGCAGGTTGTCCCCGACCTTGGCCGCGCTGGTGAACGGCACCGCCGGTCATGCCCTGGACTTCGACGACATCGGCGTCGGCGTGGGCCACGTCAGCGTCGCGATCGTGCCCGCCGCCTTGGCCGTGGCCGAGCAGACCGGGGCCGACGGTGCCGCGTTGCTCGACGCGCTGGTGCTCGGCTACGAGGTCGCACACCGGCTGACCACCATGTACCCCGACACCCGGCTCGGCCCGTACGCGGCCGGGTACCACAAGCCCGGCGTGTACGCGGCGTTCGGCGGCACCGCGGCAGCCGGTCGGCTGCTCGGCCTCGACACCGACCGACTGGCGCACGCCTTCGGCATCGCGGCCACGCAGGCCGGCGGGCTGCGCGCGAACTTCGGGACGATGACCAAGCCCCTGCACGCGGGCCTGGCCAACCGCACCGCCGTCGAGGCGGCGTTGCTCGCCGGGGCCGGGTTCACCGCGAGCCAGGAGATCCTCGAGCAGCGCTTCGGCTGGCACGACGTGATCTGCCGGGGTGAGGGCGAACTGGGGGTCGTCCTCGACGAGCTGGGCGAGGCGTCGTTGAATGGGCGCTGGGCGGTCACCGAAGGACTGGTGTTCAAGGCCTATCCGTGCTGCGGGGCCAACCATTACGCCATCGACGCGGTGCTGCACGTGCTCCGGGAGCACGGCCTGGGCCTGGCCGATGTCAGCTCCGTCGACGTCGACATCGAGGAACGCAACCTGCGCGACGTCCTGGTCTACGACTGGCCGCGCTCCGGCCTGGAGGGCAAGTTCTCCCTGGCCTACAACATCGCCGCGGCGCTGACCGACAACGCCGTCACCACCGCGACGTTCACCGACGACTCGTTGGCGCGGCTGGGCGTGGCCCGCGACCGCATCCGGATCCATCCCGTCGGCGACCTGCCGCAGAACGGCGCCCGGGTCGCGGTGCGCACCCGCGACGGCCGGACTTTCACCCGCGAACAGCTGATCCTGCGGGGCAGCCTGGCCGACCCGATGTCTTGGGAGGAACTGGCCGCGAAGTTCGGCGCGAACGTGCGCGGCACGGGACGATTCGCGGCCGGCGCGGTCGAGGAGGTCGTCGCGGCGTTGGCGACGTTGGAGAAGCAGCCCGACCTGCGGGCGGTCACCGAACCGTTGCTCGGCTGACCCGGCGTCAGTTCGAGGTTACTTGGACTTCGACAGCGCGTAGCCGCCGAGGAAGATCTCGGACAGCGTGTGCGCGATCTCCTGGGGCGGGACCGGGTAGGTGGGCCGATACCAGCGGTACATCCAGTTGATCATCCCGAACAGGGCCATCGCGCTGACGCTGATCGGGATGTCGCCGCGCAAGGTCCCATCCTCCTGACCCTCCATCAGGATCGCGCGGACCAACGCCTCGTACTGCCGGGTCTCCTCGATGACGTCGATGGCCCACTCGCTGTCCTGCCGCGCGATACGCCCCAGGTCCTCGATGTAGACGTTCATGTGCGGGTAGTTCTCCGCGTAGGAGAACACCATCGAGTCGATCAGCGCCCGGATCTTGTCGGGCGTGCGGACCTCGCTGCGCCGGATCGCGCGGGCGGCGGCCATGTCGCGGGCCAGCGCCTCACGCACGATCTCCTGGAGGAGTTCTTCCTTGCTGCCGATGTAGTAGTAGATCGAGGCCCGCTCGGTGCCCAGCGCCTCGGCCACATCGCGCAAGGTCGCGGCCGGACCACGCTCGCGGAACACATGGGCGGCGACCTGGATGATCTCCTCGCGGCGGGCGATGTAAGCCGCGCCGCCTTCCTCCATCGCCGCTTGGCGACGCGCCTCGATCCCGCTGTTTGCCACGGCTTGAAATTAGCATCCACCGGCGGCGGCGGCAGGCATGCGTACCGTCGACGGATCGGATTGGAAGAACAGCGCCGCCGCGTTGTTCGCGGCGAACTTCGCCAAACGCTGCGAATCCTTGAACGGCATACGGGCCACCTCGGCGGCACAGCGCTCGTGGGTCAGCAACGGGAAATCACTGGCGAACATGACCCGGTCGGCGCCGCGGGTGTTCGCGTAGTGGATGACCTGCGCCGGCACATGCTTGGGCGCGATCGCCGAGGTCATGTAGTGCACGTTGGGCCACTTGATCATCAGCTTGACGCAGGTGTCGACCCAGGGCTCCCCGCCGTGCTGGAGCACGACGGTCAGCTCCGGGAAGAACGCGCAGACGTCGTCGATCGGCATCGGGTCCTGGTACTTGCTGGGCACCTGGGGGCCGGGGAAACCGACGTTGAGCCCGACCGGGATGCCGAGTTCGGCGCACCGGGCGTAGACCGGGTAGTAGGCCGGGTCGTTGTAGTACAGCTGCGTCTGCAGGCCGAGCATGCGGATCAGGACGTAGTTGTCGTCGCGAACGAGTTCGTCGACCAGGCGCACGGCCGTCAGCCCCGCGCGGGGATCCACGACGTGGGACAGCGCGAAACGATCCGGGTGCACCTCGCGCGCCTTGAGCACCCACTCCCGGTCGCCCGGGGCTGTGTAACCGGAGCAGAGCACCCCACGACTGACCCCGGACGCGTCCATCTCGTCGACCAACTGCTCCAGGCTGGTCCCCCGTTCCAACCGGTCGGCCAGACCCGGGAACAGGTACGCGACGTCGCCCGTGACCGGCCCACCGAGATTGGGGTTGATCCACCCGTCGACGATGTCCACGAAAAGCAGCCTAACTCTGAATCGTCTGCCGATCAACGCACG is a genomic window of Sporichthyaceae bacterium containing:
- a CDS encoding MmgE/PrpD family protein; its protein translation is MAEQPISPTRALAALVADAPAGVASPRAQAVLKEALLDLLGCIVAGAAEEAGALARDYAVTQAAGGPATVFGTGRRLSPTLAALVNGTAGHALDFDDIGVGVGHVSVAIVPAALAVAEQTGADGAALLDALVLGYEVAHRLTTMYPDTRLGPYAAGYHKPGVYAAFGGTAAAGRLLGLDTDRLAHAFGIAATQAGGLRANFGTMTKPLHAGLANRTAVEAALLAGAGFTASQEILEQRFGWHDVICRGEGELGVVLDELGEASLNGRWAVTEGLVFKAYPCCGANHYAIDAVLHVLREHGLGLADVSSVDVDIEERNLRDVLVYDWPRSGLEGKFSLAYNIAAALTDNAVTTATFTDDSLARLGVARDRIRIHPVGDLPQNGARVAVRTRDGRTFTREQLILRGSLADPMSWEELAAKFGANVRGTGRFAAGAVEEVVAALATLEKQPDLRAVTEPLLG
- a CDS encoding amidohydrolase family protein, yielding MDIVDGWINPNLGGPVTGDVAYLFPGLADRLERGTSLEQLVDEMDASGVSRGVLCSGYTAPGDREWVLKAREVHPDRFALSHVVDPRAGLTAVRLVDELVRDDNYVLIRMLGLQTQLYYNDPAYYPVYARCAELGIPVGLNVGFPGPQVPSKYQDPMPIDDVCAFFPELTVVLQHGGEPWVDTCVKLMIKWPNVHYMTSAIAPKHVPAQVIHYANTRGADRVMFASDFPLLTHERCAAEVARMPFKDSQRLAKFAANNAAALFFQSDPSTVRMPAAAAGGC
- a CDS encoding TetR/AcrR family transcriptional regulator, producing MANSGIEARRQAAMEEGGAAYIARREEIIQVAAHVFRERGPAATLRDVAEALGTERASIYYYIGSKEELLQEIVREALARDMAAARAIRRSEVRTPDKIRALIDSMVFSYAENYPHMNVYIEDLGRIARQDSEWAIDVIEETRQYEALVRAILMEGQEDGTLRGDIPISVSAMALFGMINWMYRWYRPTYPVPPQEIAHTLSEIFLGGYALSKSK